From Paenibacillus sp. PL2-23:
CTCCGGCTGCTGCTCCGCGATGTGCAGAAGCTCCTCCTTGGACCACATGGAGTGGCCTCTGCGGTCCTGGAACCCCGTCTCATTCTTGTACAGCAGCGTCCGCTCGCCGCCCCGCTCCGGATGGAACAGGAACAGGTTCGCGCTGCCTGGCGTTACCTCTGCCTGCAGGGAATACCCGAAGGACTGGATGTGTGCCGCCGTAGCCGCATACGCCTTCTCCAGCTCGTCATTCCGAAGCAGCAGCGTGCGGAACATAGGGGACTCCAGCTCCCGCAGGGAACGATCGTCTGCGTCAATCAGGACGAGCCCCTCCGAGCCGAACAAATAACCCAGCAGACCTGCGAACAAGTCGCTGAGCGAGCCGGACCTGCTAGACAACTCCGACAGCTTCTCCAGCACGCTCGGCTTGAACTCGGATGACGGCAGCGCCTCATCCAGCTCGCGCAGCAGCCCGTCCCATGCCTCGCTTTCGATGCGCGTGGCGCTGACGGAAGCCCGCGGTCCTTCCGGACGGGTTACGGCCAGCTTCCGAAGCTCCTGCTCTGCTGTCACAACATATGCGTGATTCGCCTCGTCCCAGTCATGATCCTCGCCCGCAATCCAGAACACGGGCACAACGTCGCGCCCCAGCTGCTCAGCCGCCGATTTGGCCGCTTGAATGATGGATACCGCCTTATGGATGACAAGCAGCGGACCTGTCAACAGGCCTGCCTGCTGTCCGCCAATGACGACGGGAGCGCCCTGCGCGATTCGGTCGATGGAGGCCATGACTTCGTTGGATGCCCCTAAGCGCCCGTTATAGGCGCGAAGAACCTCCGCAAGCTTGCTCTTGTCCGCACGCAGAGCGGAGCGCTCCTCCAGTGCAAGGAGCCGTCTCTCCCAATCCTGACGGCTGCCGGAATAATAGCCGTACAACGCCGCAATCCGGTCATCCGATTGCTTCATATAAGCTTCCGTCAAAGGCTGAGCGATAGGTAGTTGGTACGATTCTTTCGTGAGCATGCTGCCCTCGCCTCCCGAATGGATCTATGTAAGTATGTATGGAAATGAAAAGCTATGCCACAGCCATTGTACACAAAGAAGAAGTCGCCAGTCAAAGCAAAACGCCCCTATATGGGAGGGGCGCTGTCGATATGCTTCAATCGTTAGGCGACGGTAAACACAATTCTGCCAAGCAATATGATCATAAATACCAGGTAGAGCGCCGCCATAGCTACAAAGCTGATGCGCCACACCGCCCTGAACACGCGCTTCACATCGACGCTGCCCCGCTTGCGGAACTGCGCGTTGCCGATGAGCCCGCCGCCCAGCACAAGGACAAGCAGGATGCCATATAAACCGAACGCGCTGTCGAACAGCATATTGAACAGCGCAGCCACGCACAGAATAAAAAAAGCGTTCGATACGTCTATGGCCATAAGCAGCGCTTTTTTTCGGTTATGTATAATGGCGCCGTAGCCGATCAGAACAATTGCAAAGGGCAGGATCGGAATAAGCGCGATAATCGCATACAGCTTCTCAATGCTATCCCATAATACCCCCATGCACGACCACCTTTCATCCGTCAGTTATAAGCTTGAATCATTGTTGTCACAGCGTCATTCAGAGGCGACCTCATGCCGCGCTCCCTCGCAAGCCTGCTGACCGCGCCGTTAATGGCCTCAATCTCCGTCGGCCTGGCGGCTCGCACATCTGCCAGCATGGAGGATACGTTGCACGCCGTCCTCCGGCACACCTCCAGGATCCCATCCCAGCTGCCCGAATTAGGCTTCATTCCCGCCGCAGTCAAGATACCGTACGTTTCCTGGTACAGCGCTTCCATCAGCGCATATCGTCTTCTGTCGTTCGGCAGCTCGCCGTTCAAGCAGTCGAATAGGGCTGTCAAGGGATTAATGACCGCGTTAATCAGAAGCTTCTGGAAAATGCGATCCTCCATGTCATTCGACAGGAATGTCTCGAATCCTGCCTTCCGCAGCGTTTCAAGCAACATTTTTTGAGCTTTCTCACTGATTTCGCCATCTCCTGCGCCATTCTCCGCCTTCTGGGCAATCCATAGGCCGCCGGAGCCTGTATGACGGACCGTACGCTCGTCCTCGCGTTTGGCGCCAGACGTCGTAACGGAAGCATACAGGGGTACTCCAGGCAGACCCTCAGCCAGCTTCTCCAAATGGCCCAATCCATTCTGCAGGCAGACTATGCCCGCTATCGCGCCTTGCCCTGAGACCATAGCCAGCCCGCGGAGCCGGCTGATCAGCTCCTCCCCGATGGCCGACTGCTTCACGGCAAGCACAACCCAACTGTCTCCTCGACCGTCTGCTCGATCACAAGCAACCTCAGGCCCCAGCCATTGGACAGCGGGCCGCTGCACCGTCTCGCCGCTCTCGTCCAGGAGCGTCAGCCCCTTCGCTTCGATAAGCCTGCACTGCCGCTCCGTTCTCGTCCAGAGCTTAACATCGGCCCCTGACGCGGCAAGCTTGGCCGCAAGCAGCAGCCCCAATGCGCCGCCCCCTATAATCTCCATTCTCATGCTCATTCACCGTCCATTCGTTCTTCATTCGTATTATACACTGTCCAGCGCAGCAAAGAACCCCGCCAGCTTTCCATTGGCGGGGTTCCTCATCCTAGCGTGTATATCGGAACTGCGGTAGATTGCGGGATAAGCGACAGCTTAGCGCGCAAGGCTATTCAATACGTTCCAGGTTGCCATTCGCGTCCATCTTGAAGCGCGGCTTGGCTTCCTCTTCATTCGATAATACCGTGAGTCGTCTGGCGCGGTCCATAATCTGAATCAGCGTCTTGTAATCATCATTAACGGCATGGTAGTCTGTCTGCGCGCTGTTCACTTCCTTGGTCAGTCTCTCATTCTCGCTGCGCAGCCGGTGAAGCTCCTCTTCCTTGTCTTTTAATTCCTTCTCGAACAGCTTGATCTGTCTCGCCAAATCCTGATAGGTCGTTTTCCATCCACGCAAATAACGGATTACCGCGTCGACGGACAGCCCCTCATCCAGGGAGCCGGCATCCTGCTTGAACGTCCTCTCTTCCGTGTCATACACGGCGAGTGATGAAACCTGGGACGTCGGGGCAACGGTCTGCTTCTTCAAATAATTCCGCTTCTGGCGCTGCTGCTTCGCGATTTGAATCGCATCCTCATATCGCTTGCGAACACAGCTGTTCCAGCGGAAGCCGCATGCTGCGGAGGTCCTTCCAATTCTTTCGCCCACTTCCTCGAATGCGGCGAGCTGCGTGCTTCCTTCACGGATATGGCGCAGCGTTACTTCAGCCAGAATGAGGTCGTCGTCCGGGCTCCACGCGTCTTGTCTTACTGCTGTCATGCAATCAAAACCTCCTAACGTAAAAGGCGCTTACTTATCACTATGCTCTTGGTAGAGTTCATAGAATCTATTGGATAGTAATTTGTATATCCATTTTTTTGCGACCTCATACATGATTCGGAGGATTCATGAGCAAACTGTAAAAGAACTCCGCCTTTCAGTCAAAAAGTTTGCGATTTCGTCACGGATTTTAGTTTACACTGCCATGGGCAAACGCTATAATGAAATTTAGAAAATCGGCGCTGGGTTAAAAAGGGGGATGTATCATGGCACGCATGTATCGAGTACTTGGCTTCTGGTGCTTAGTGATCGGACTGATGGCTTTCGCAGGCCACAT
This genomic window contains:
- the bshC gene encoding bacillithiol biosynthesis cysteine-adding enzyme BshC, encoding MLTKESYQLPIAQPLTEAYMKQSDDRIAALYGYYSGSRQDWERRLLALEERSALRADKSKLAEVLRAYNGRLGASNEVMASIDRIAQGAPVVIGGQQAGLLTGPLLVIHKAVSIIQAAKSAAEQLGRDVVPVFWIAGEDHDWDEANHAYVVTAEQELRKLAVTRPEGPRASVSATRIESEAWDGLLRELDEALPSSEFKPSVLEKLSELSSRSGSLSDLFAGLLGYLFGSEGLVLIDADDRSLRELESPMFRTLLLRNDELEKAYAATAAHIQSFGYSLQAEVTPGSANLFLFHPERGGERTLLYKNETGFQDRRGHSMWSKEELLHIAEQQPELLSNNVLSRPIMQDYLFPVLGTVLGPGEIAYWALTGEAFRKLDMEMPILVPRMSYTLIEGTIAKNMTKYELELADVLERMEARKEAWLKQQDSLNVEQRFGAVKAAFQEMYQPLIDLAASVQAGLAKLGETNMAKIMEQIDYLEAKTTDANHKQFDAALRQLDRIATAIAPLGKPQERVLSMVIYWNRYGDAWLQKLLEAPYSRTGGHETVHL
- a CDS encoding DUF3397 domain-containing protein, producing the protein MGVLWDSIEKLYAIIALIPILPFAIVLIGYGAIIHNRKKALLMAIDVSNAFFILCVAALFNMLFDSAFGLYGILLVLVLGGGLIGNAQFRKRGSVDVKRVFRAVWRISFVAMAALYLVFMIILLGRIVFTVA
- a CDS encoding 2-dehydropantoate 2-reductase produces the protein MRMEIIGGGALGLLLAAKLAASGADVKLWTRTERQCRLIEAKGLTLLDESGETVQRPAVQWLGPEVACDRADGRGDSWVVLAVKQSAIGEELISRLRGLAMVSGQGAIAGIVCLQNGLGHLEKLAEGLPGVPLYASVTTSGAKREDERTVRHTGSGGLWIAQKAENGAGDGEISEKAQKMLLETLRKAGFETFLSNDMEDRIFQKLLINAVINPLTALFDCLNGELPNDRRRYALMEALYQETYGILTAAGMKPNSGSWDGILEVCRRTACNVSSMLADVRAARPTEIEAINGAVSRLARERGMRSPLNDAVTTMIQAYN
- a CDS encoding RsfA family transcriptional regulator, encoding MTAVRQDAWSPDDDLILAEVTLRHIREGSTQLAAFEEVGERIGRTSAACGFRWNSCVRKRYEDAIQIAKQQRQKRNYLKKQTVAPTSQVSSLAVYDTEERTFKQDAGSLDEGLSVDAVIRYLRGWKTTYQDLARQIKLFEKELKDKEEELHRLRSENERLTKEVNSAQTDYHAVNDDYKTLIQIMDRARRLTVLSNEEEAKPRFKMDANGNLERIE